One Micromonospora sp. FIMYZ51 genomic window carries:
- a CDS encoding lytic polysaccharide monooxygenase, protein MRRRITLPLVATGAMVSTLAIATPVQAHGYVSSPPSRQALCAQNRVPDCGQIRWEPQSVEGPKGLRNCHANIAHFAVLNDDNRGWPATSVGTTVTFSWVNTAQHATRDWEYFIGNNRVAVFSGGGRQPGPSVSHTINLSGYSGRQKVLAVWNIADTANAFYSCVDLQIGGGGGNPPPSPSPTNPPPPSPTPTVGPTSTPPTGGTWTAGRAYAVGDQVTYGGRTYRCRQAHTAIAGWEPPNVPALWSLV, encoded by the coding sequence ATGCGCCGAAGAATCACCCTTCCGCTGGTCGCGACGGGCGCCATGGTCTCCACCCTGGCCATCGCCACCCCGGTCCAGGCCCACGGCTACGTCTCGTCGCCGCCCAGCCGCCAGGCGCTCTGCGCCCAGAACCGGGTCCCCGACTGTGGGCAGATCAGATGGGAGCCGCAGAGCGTCGAAGGTCCCAAGGGACTGCGCAACTGCCACGCCAACATCGCGCACTTCGCCGTCCTCAACGACGACAACCGTGGCTGGCCCGCCACCTCGGTCGGCACCACGGTCACCTTCAGCTGGGTCAACACCGCCCAGCACGCCACCCGCGACTGGGAGTACTTCATCGGCAACAACCGGGTGGCGGTCTTCTCCGGCGGCGGGCGTCAGCCCGGCCCCAGCGTCTCGCACACGATCAACCTGTCCGGCTACTCCGGACGGCAGAAGGTGCTGGCCGTCTGGAACATCGCCGACACCGCAAACGCGTTCTACTCCTGCGTCGACCTCCAGATCGGCGGCGGAGGTGGCAACCCGCCGCCCAGCCCGAGCCCGACCAACCCGCCGCCCCCGTCGCCCACCCCGACGGTCGGCCCGACCAGCACCCCGCCGACCGGCGGCACCTGGACGGCCGGTCGCGCGTACGCCGTCGGGGACCAGGTCACCTACGGTGGGCGGACGTACCGCTGCCGGCAGGCGCACACCGCCATCGCCGGCTGGGAACCGCCGAACGTACCGGCGCTGTGGAGTCTGGTCTGA
- the msrB gene encoding peptide-methionine (R)-S-oxide reductase MsrB, with amino-acid sequence MSLPDSELPRTEDEWRVRLSPDEFRVLREHGTEPAWTGEYVDTKTPGMYRCRACGAQLYPSDTKFDSHCGWPSFDDAIPGAIKEIEDNSLGMRRTEIRCARCDSHLGHVFRGEGFTPKNTRHCVNSLSIRLDPGTA; translated from the coding sequence GTGAGTCTTCCCGACAGCGAACTGCCCCGCACCGAGGACGAGTGGCGGGTCCGGCTCAGCCCCGACGAGTTCCGGGTGCTGCGTGAGCACGGCACCGAGCCAGCGTGGACCGGCGAGTACGTCGACACCAAGACCCCCGGCATGTACCGGTGCCGGGCCTGCGGTGCCCAGCTTTACCCGAGTGACACCAAGTTCGACTCGCACTGCGGCTGGCCGAGCTTTGACGACGCCATCCCCGGTGCGATCAAGGAGATCGAGGACAACAGCCTCGGCATGCGCCGCACCGAGATCCGCTGCGCCCGCTGCGACAGCCACCTCGGGCACGTCTTCCGGGGCGAGGGCTTCACCCCGAAGAACACCAGGCACTGCGTGAACTCGCTCTCCATCCGGCTGGACCCGGGCACCGCCTGA
- a CDS encoding GNAT family N-acetyltransferase, producing the protein MPSPELRIAAFADLDARTLYDLLRLRVDVFVVEQECAYPELDGRDVEPGTRHLWLALDGAPLAYLRILANPGGVARIGRVVVAPAARGTGHAGRLLTAALVEIGDRPCVLEAQSHLVDFYARHGFTVSGPAYVEDGIPHTPMRRQC; encoded by the coding sequence ATGCCGAGCCCGGAACTGCGGATCGCCGCCTTCGCCGACCTGGACGCCCGCACCCTCTACGACCTGCTGCGACTGCGCGTCGACGTGTTCGTGGTCGAGCAGGAGTGCGCGTACCCGGAACTCGACGGACGCGACGTCGAGCCCGGCACCCGGCATCTCTGGCTGGCGCTGGACGGCGCTCCCCTGGCGTACCTGCGAATCCTGGCCAACCCCGGCGGAGTGGCCAGGATCGGGCGGGTGGTGGTGGCGCCGGCCGCCCGTGGCACCGGGCACGCCGGTCGGTTGCTGACTGCGGCGCTGGTCGAGATCGGCGACCGGCCCTGCGTCCTGGAGGCCCAGTCGCATCTGGTCGACTTCTACGCTCGGCACGGCTTCACGGTCAGCGGCCCGGCGTACGTCGAGGACGGCATCCCGCACACCCCTATGCGCCGCCAATGCTGA
- a CDS encoding isoamylase early set domain-containing protein gives MIKRNRLFGSQTRVTFCLPRDAPPGTVSVVGSFNGWQPGEHVLVARRDGTRTVTVRLGPGQHRFRYLATGGLWFDDECADQVDDQGGLLVL, from the coding sequence ATGATCAAGCGAAACCGGCTCTTCGGCAGCCAGACCCGGGTCACGTTCTGTCTTCCCCGGGACGCTCCACCCGGCACCGTCAGCGTGGTCGGCTCCTTCAACGGGTGGCAACCCGGTGAGCACGTGCTGGTGGCCCGCCGGGACGGCACCCGGACGGTGACCGTACGCCTTGGTCCCGGGCAGCACCGCTTCCGGTACCTGGCCACGGGCGGGCTGTGGTTCGACGACGAGTGCGCCGACCAGGTGGACGACCAGGGCGGCCTGCTGGTGCTGTGA
- a CDS encoding Prokaryotic metallothionein: MATCEVCGNDYWMAFEVRTVSGDVHTFDCFECAVHKLAPICEHCQIRIVGHGVEVSGRFFCCGHCARAVESEQGAEIRDAVGARPA, translated from the coding sequence ATGGCGACGTGCGAGGTCTGCGGCAACGACTACTGGATGGCGTTCGAGGTACGCACGGTCAGCGGCGACGTGCACACCTTCGACTGCTTCGAGTGCGCGGTACACAAGCTGGCGCCGATCTGTGAGCACTGCCAGATCAGGATCGTCGGGCACGGCGTGGAGGTCTCCGGCCGCTTCTTCTGCTGCGGACACTGCGCCCGAGCCGTCGAGTCCGAGCAGGGTGCCGAGATCCGCGACGCCGTCGGCGCCCGCCCGGCCTAG